From a single Hippopotamus amphibius kiboko isolate mHipAmp2 chromosome X, mHipAmp2.hap2, whole genome shotgun sequence genomic region:
- the CT83 gene encoding kita-kyushu lung cancer antigen 1 — protein MSLLFLLVSGVLFAFIFVFWKTQFQRNTGEMSSNSTALALVRSSSSTISTKSNTVKSLSVNSLSRDSLINFPHSIAMQKRILVNLRIVEYKLAELEQFLVTKGLNGALVNQKSTDKPTECHDGGGNH, from the exons ATGAGTCTCCTGTTCCTGCTCGTGAGCGGCGTTCTGTTCGCCTTCATATTTGTCTTCTGGAAAACCCAGTTTCAG AGAAACACTGGTGAAATGTCATCAAATTCGACTGCTCTTGCACTAGTAAGATCATCCTCTTCTACTATATCAACTAAGAGCAATACTGTTAAGAGTCTTTCAGTCAACAGTCTCTCTCGGGATAGCTTAATTAATTTCCCACACTCGATAGCCATGCAGAAGCGAATACTGGTAAACCTCAGGATTGTGGAATACAAGCTGGCTGAATTGGAACAATTTCTAGTTACTAAGGGTTTAAACGGTGCATTAGTTAACCAGAAATCCACTGACAAGCCTACAGAATGTCATGACGGTGGAGGCAATCATTAA